A section of the Chryseobacterium scophthalmum genome encodes:
- a CDS encoding N-acetylmuramoyl-L-alanine amidase: MRKTLYIISLSTLVFSCTSQKNIKKNTYRSKTPVSQPKTVINSTSQEKIKPQITKESGVEFFTTNIADITKNDNTASYGSIVSAKPAGYKVVKTHFPAIAQNFRQKYLILHYTVLPDDKSVTVLTQQGVSAHYLVNNLGDNEIYQLVDENKRSYHAGVSAWRADKNLNDTSIGIEIVNMGFTADATGARTFQPFSDDQIKKVAALAKDIVTRYNIPATNVLAHSDIAPLRKQDPGPQFPWKKLYDQYQIGMWYDEAAKQNLLTSAQTDVSTRYNDSPFIFLVQTALQKFGYEIYPNGKWDDATKKTIEALQYHFRPQNYDGIMDAETWAILQALNQKYPTK, encoded by the coding sequence ATGCGTAAGACATTATATATCATAAGCTTAAGTACACTTGTTTTTTCATGTACGTCACAAAAAAATATTAAAAAAAATACGTACCGCTCGAAAACTCCAGTCTCACAACCAAAAACTGTCATTAATTCTACTTCTCAGGAAAAAATTAAACCACAAATAACAAAAGAAAGTGGAGTAGAGTTTTTTACTACCAATATTGCAGATATCACTAAAAATGATAATACGGCAAGTTACGGTTCTATTGTTTCGGCAAAACCTGCAGGATATAAAGTGGTGAAGACCCATTTCCCCGCAATTGCACAAAATTTCAGACAAAAATATCTGATTCTTCATTACACCGTTTTACCGGATGATAAATCGGTAACAGTTCTTACTCAGCAAGGCGTTAGTGCACATTATCTTGTAAATAATTTAGGTGACAATGAGATCTATCAATTGGTAGACGAAAACAAACGTTCTTATCATGCAGGAGTAAGTGCATGGCGTGCAGATAAAAACCTAAACGACACCTCAATTGGAATTGAAATTGTAAATATGGGATTTACAGCTGATGCAACTGGAGCAAGAACCTTTCAGCCTTTTAGTGATGACCAAATTAAAAAAGTGGCAGCTTTGGCTAAAGATATTGTAACCAGATATAATATTCCTGCAACTAATGTTTTGGCACATTCGGATATTGCTCCTTTAAGAAAGCAAGATCCGGGACCACAGTTTCCTTGGAAAAAACTTTACGACCAATATCAGATAGGAATGTGGTATGACGAAGCTGCAAAACAAAATCTTTTGACTTCAGCACAAACCGATGTTTCAACGAGATATAATGACTCTCCGTTTATCTTTTTGGTTCAGACTGCATTGCAGAAATTTGGTTACGAAATTTATCCTAACGGAAAGTGGGATGATGCTACCAAAAAAACAATTGAAGCATTGCAATATCACTTCAGACCTCAAAATTACGATGGGATTATGGATGCCGAAACATGGGCAATTCTTCAAGCTTTAAATCAAAAATATCCTACAAAATAA
- the aspA gene encoding aspartate ammonia-lyase — MENFRQESDLLGELNVPLNAYYGVQTQRAIDNFKISGQLLSSYPEFIKGLAYVKKAAAKTNYELGLLDQDLYFKIAETCDELIGGLFHSEFPVDMIQGGAGTSINMNANEVIANRVLEKLGKNKGEYEFCSPNDHINLSQSTNDAYPTAIKMGLLQMNENLVKKLVGIVEAFREKGKEFHDVIKMGRTQLQDAVPMTMGQEFEAFAATLEEDISKLNNNANLFVEVNMGATAIGTGINAPIGYATLCAKNLAELTGYPVISAPDLVEATPDTGSYVIYSSAMKRLAVKLSKICNDLRLLSSGPRAGLSEINLPPMQPGSSIMPGKVNPVIPEVVNQVCFKVIGNDLTVTFAAEAGQLQLNVMEPVLSHAIMENIHFLCNALETLREKCVIGITANKDVCLNMVKHSIGIVTALNPYIGYKQSTKIAKEALETGKSVYNLVLEQNLLSQEKLDEILDPKNMLKPHNK, encoded by the coding sequence ATGGAAAATTTCAGACAAGAAAGTGATTTACTCGGTGAATTAAATGTACCGTTAAATGCTTATTACGGAGTGCAAACTCAAAGAGCAATAGACAATTTCAAAATTTCAGGACAGCTTTTGTCATCATATCCGGAATTTATCAAAGGTTTGGCGTATGTGAAAAAAGCGGCAGCAAAAACCAATTATGAATTAGGTCTTTTAGATCAGGATTTATATTTTAAAATTGCAGAAACCTGTGATGAATTGATTGGAGGATTGTTTCACAGCGAATTTCCGGTAGATATGATTCAGGGTGGAGCAGGAACTTCTATTAACATGAATGCTAATGAAGTAATTGCAAATCGTGTTTTAGAAAAATTAGGTAAAAATAAAGGAGAATACGAATTCTGTTCGCCAAACGATCACATCAATCTTTCGCAGTCTACCAATGATGCATATCCTACCGCAATCAAAATGGGATTGTTGCAGATGAACGAAAATTTAGTAAAAAAATTGGTGGGAATCGTGGAAGCTTTCCGTGAAAAAGGAAAAGAGTTTCATGATGTTATTAAAATGGGAAGAACTCAGCTTCAGGACGCTGTTCCGATGACGATGGGACAAGAGTTTGAAGCATTTGCAGCCACTTTGGAAGAGGATATTTCTAAATTAAATAACAACGCCAATCTTTTTGTTGAAGTCAATATGGGTGCAACGGCAATTGGTACCGGAATCAACGCTCCAATCGGCTATGCGACGCTTTGTGCTAAAAATTTAGCTGAACTGACGGGATATCCGGTGATTTCTGCTCCAGATTTGGTTGAAGCAACTCCGGATACAGGTTCTTATGTGATTTATTCTTCAGCAATGAAGCGTCTTGCGGTGAAACTTTCTAAAATCTGTAATGATTTAAGATTGCTTTCTTCAGGACCTAGAGCCGGATTATCTGAGATTAATCTTCCTCCGATGCAGCCAGGTTCATCGATTATGCCTGGAAAAGTAAATCCTGTAATTCCGGAAGTGGTTAATCAGGTTTGTTTTAAAGTAATTGGAAATGATTTGACAGTGACTTTTGCTGCTGAAGCTGGACAATTACAATTAAATGTAATGGAACCTGTTCTTTCACACGCGATTATGGAGAATATTCACTTCTTGTGCAATGCTCTAGAAACACTTCGTGAAAAATGTGTCATCGGAATTACTGCCAATAAAGACGTTTGTCTAAATATGGTAAAACACAGCATCGGAATTGTTACAGCTTTAAATCCTTACATCGGATACAAACAATCTACAAAAATTGCAAAAGAAGCTTTAGAAACCGGAAAAAGTGTTTATAATTTAGTTCTGGAACAGAATCTACTTTCTCAGGAAAAATTAGACGAAATTCTGGATCCTAAAAATATGCTGAAACCGCACAATAAATAA
- a CDS encoding SH3 domain-containing protein, whose translation MKPFITVLFLCIIQFFSAQEEDYEYANGVFHFEENKTQKIFTDFTRIRQSPNVNAQILDSLQTNQQILILKQDETILKLGERRANWYKISYQKGDKTSEGYVWGGNLCVGYRTKNGYDFLFGLTKTINKKDKEYPEIVIKQNIAAIKMVEGNTLIDEVSFDTGSGESLSYGTFNIESNHKLKNVEFTLKAMVSGEACGIPSYDQYVLVKDKKMIVLPQLMNVGDADVYYHSEQFVFPNDKGGIPDAFIFKTEEMEKDEKEREKKKNASKIYLWNGDSYRLK comes from the coding sequence ATGAAACCATTCATCACCGTTTTATTTTTATGCATCATTCAGTTTTTTTCTGCGCAGGAAGAAGATTATGAGTATGCAAACGGAGTTTTTCATTTTGAAGAAAATAAAACGCAGAAAATTTTTACCGATTTTACGAGAATCAGACAGTCACCAAATGTCAATGCCCAAATTCTCGATTCTTTACAAACGAATCAGCAGATTTTGATTCTTAAACAAGATGAAACGATTTTGAAATTAGGTGAAAGAAGAGCCAATTGGTACAAGATATCTTACCAGAAAGGTGATAAAACATCAGAAGGCTACGTTTGGGGCGGAAATCTTTGTGTAGGTTACAGAACTAAAAACGGGTATGATTTTCTTTTTGGCTTAACGAAAACCATTAATAAAAAAGATAAGGAATATCCTGAAATTGTAATCAAGCAAAATATTGCTGCCATCAAAATGGTTGAAGGAAATACGCTGATCGATGAGGTTTCTTTCGATACCGGTTCAGGCGAAAGTCTGAGTTACGGAACTTTCAATATTGAGAGCAATCATAAGCTGAAAAATGTAGAATTTACTTTAAAAGCCATGGTTTCTGGTGAAGCCTGTGGAATTCCAAGTTATGACCAATATGTTTTGGTAAAAGATAAAAAAATGATTGTGCTTCCTCAATTGATGAACGTAGGTGATGCAGATGTTTATTACCACAGCGAACAATTTGTTTTTCCTAATGATAAAGGCGGAATTCCCGATGCTTTTATTTTTAAAACAGAAGAGATGGAAAAAGATGAGAAAGAGCGTGAAAAGAAGAAAAACGCCTCAAAAATCTATCTTTGGAATGGCGATTCTTATCGATTGAAATAA
- the prmA gene encoding 50S ribosomal protein L11 methyltransferase — protein MQNYLEFDFKISPLQPWNEILMAELIEIGFDSFTEEIHGILGYIQKELFKEEELKALPLFQNDEVKIEYTFTEMPNINWNEEWEKNFEPINIDDKVLIRAEFHESVEGMHEIIIQPKMSFGTGHHPTTHLMIQQMMDIDFKDKKVLDMGCGTSVLAIYAKQIGAGDTKAIDIDEWSVENSKENAVRNGVELDIELGTADNLGKENYDIILANINRNILISDIPTYVSVLNEGGKLLLSGLCFFDVDDILEVCKENNLELKKKLQREEWVSLLLEK, from the coding sequence ATGCAAAATTATTTAGAATTCGATTTCAAGATCTCTCCACTTCAGCCTTGGAACGAAATATTAATGGCAGAACTTATCGAGATAGGTTTCGACAGTTTCACAGAAGAAATTCATGGTATTTTAGGATATATTCAGAAAGAGCTTTTCAAAGAAGAAGAATTGAAAGCGTTGCCACTTTTTCAAAATGACGAAGTGAAAATAGAATACACTTTCACAGAAATGCCCAACATCAACTGGAATGAAGAGTGGGAAAAGAATTTTGAACCGATCAATATCGATGATAAAGTATTGATCAGAGCAGAATTTCATGAATCTGTAGAAGGAATGCACGAAATTATCATTCAGCCTAAAATGTCTTTCGGAACAGGTCATCATCCAACAACGCATTTGATGATTCAGCAAATGATGGATATCGATTTTAAAGACAAGAAAGTCTTGGATATGGGTTGTGGAACTTCAGTTTTGGCGATTTATGCAAAACAAATCGGAGCCGGAGATACAAAAGCGATAGATATTGATGAATGGTCAGTTGAAAACTCAAAAGAAAATGCTGTAAGAAACGGTGTGGAATTGGATATCGAATTGGGAACTGCAGATAATTTAGGAAAAGAAAATTACGATATTATTTTAGCGAATATCAACAGAAATATTTTGATTTCCGATATTCCAACTTACGTTTCTGTATTGAATGAAGGTGGAAAATTATTACTTTCAGGCTTGTGTTTCTTCGATGTTGATGATATTTTGGAAGTTTGTAAAGAAAATAATTTAGAACTGAAAAAGAAACTGCAACGTGAAGAATGGGTAAGCTTATTGCTTGAAAAGTAA
- a CDS encoding helix-turn-helix transcriptional regulator — protein MLSLIKSKTIKLYQFISYQGLDDSDTNRDKDFTIMVNQYLFLLFVIFLFQGFVTYLLIGLEFDVFFLGITSLVIAVCSFFFKKFTKSKYFIFSVFIYLTLVVTYYASITGVESGCYIYYFSILTAIPIFFSVKKDTAFVVSIFLFVILCLYVSALNNFQLWGVEAQFSHQGLEYGFLIINLTCKLLLLGVNYFFLEEKRNDYYKALHRNILKREKIDHLNTEIKTLRELFNSEELSDENFKDLLIAISLNDVVFLEKFQRIFPYFKKNLFDNTGVSLSASELTLCAIMKLGLTTKEISIHTNASLKAIEGRKYRLRKKLNIPSDIDFTLWFSSF, from the coding sequence ATGCTAAGTCTTATAAAATCTAAAACAATAAAACTATATCAGTTTATTTCTTATCAGGGGTTGGATGATTCAGATACAAATAGAGACAAAGATTTTACGATTATGGTTAATCAATATTTGTTTCTGCTATTCGTAATCTTTTTATTTCAAGGGTTTGTAACTTATTTATTAATAGGATTAGAATTTGATGTGTTTTTTTTAGGGATAACATCCTTGGTAATTGCTGTCTGCAGTTTTTTCTTTAAAAAATTTACTAAAAGCAAATATTTTATCTTTTCAGTTTTTATTTATTTAACATTAGTTGTTACTTATTATGCTTCGATTACTGGTGTAGAGAGTGGGTGTTATATATATTATTTTTCAATACTCACCGCGATACCTATTTTTTTTAGTGTAAAAAAAGACACTGCTTTTGTGGTGTCAATATTTTTATTTGTGATTCTTTGCTTATATGTTTCTGCACTCAATAATTTTCAATTATGGGGAGTGGAAGCACAATTTTCTCACCAAGGATTAGAGTATGGTTTTTTAATAATTAATTTAACTTGTAAACTTCTTTTACTTGGTGTTAATTATTTCTTTTTAGAAGAAAAAAGAAATGATTACTATAAAGCACTTCATCGGAATATATTAAAAAGAGAAAAAATAGATCATCTTAATACTGAAATAAAAACATTAAGGGAGCTTTTTAATTCTGAAGAACTTTCTGATGAAAATTTCAAAGATTTATTGATTGCTATTTCCTTGAATGATGTTGTATTTCTTGAAAAATTTCAAAGAATATTTCCTTACTTTAAAAAAAATCTATTTGATAATACTGGTGTTTCGCTTTCTGCTTCAGAACTTACGCTCTGTGCTATAATGAAATTAGGACTTACAACTAAAGAGATTTCAATTCATACCAATGCTTCGTTAAAAGCTATCGAAGGAAGAAAATACCGATTGAGAAAAAAACTTAATATACCTTCTGATATTGATTTTACATTATGGTTTTCTAGCTTTTAA
- a CDS encoding glycosyltransferase, producing MKFLIIIPAHNEENNLPFTLDSLQQQSFKDFKVVVVNDGSTDKTSEVIKKYTLQDSRFETINLEKSLHQPGSKVVAAFKNGLQTQDLNQFDIICKFDSDIILSENYLQTVADSFVKNPDYGLVGGLLYVEKNGEWVYEGNSNKHHVRGPMKAYRKECFLQMGGLRETLGWDNIDAILLQNLGWKEVVLPDLHVKLIKVKGADYTIKPADYYGRYFYFLGLNRFLTYVAAAKEAAKIKSPSFLFQIISSYEKCKSQNLELKISKDEQKVINQQRWNQFKKKWFKL from the coding sequence TTGAAATTTTTAATCATAATTCCTGCACACAACGAGGAAAACAATCTCCCGTTTACTTTAGATTCTTTACAACAGCAAAGTTTTAAGGATTTTAAAGTGGTGGTGGTGAATGATGGCTCGACTGATAAAACTTCAGAGGTCATTAAAAAGTACACTCTCCAAGATTCCAGATTTGAAACTATTAATTTGGAAAAATCGTTGCACCAACCAGGTTCAAAGGTAGTTGCTGCTTTTAAAAACGGTTTGCAGACCCAGGATTTGAATCAATTTGATATTATTTGTAAGTTTGATTCAGATATTATTCTGTCTGAAAACTATTTGCAAACTGTCGCAGATTCTTTTGTGAAAAACCCTGATTATGGTTTGGTTGGAGGATTATTATATGTTGAAAAAAACGGAGAATGGGTTTATGAAGGAAATTCTAACAAACATCATGTTCGCGGTCCGATGAAAGCTTACCGAAAGGAATGTTTTCTTCAAATGGGAGGTTTGCGTGAAACATTGGGTTGGGATAATATTGATGCTATTCTTCTGCAGAATTTAGGCTGGAAAGAAGTTGTCCTTCCGGATTTACATGTGAAATTAATTAAAGTAAAAGGTGCAGATTATACCATAAAACCAGCTGATTATTATGGGCGATATTTTTATTTTTTAGGACTCAACCGATTCCTGACTTATGTTGCGGCGGCAAAAGAAGCTGCAAAAATAAAATCACCTTCATTTCTGTTTCAGATTATCAGTTCATACGAAAAATGTAAATCTCAAAATCTTGAGTTGAAAATTTCAAAAGATGAACAGAAAGTAATTAATCAGCAACGCTGGAATCAGTTTAAAAAGAAGTGGTTTAAATTATAA
- a CDS encoding DUF3302 domain-containing protein, with protein MQKLLTILCVFLCCGLSYASTGTLEDTIADTASWLIMLILPFAGIFLFWKVHIYPEKVAEKKNHPQLNAIKSMCLLSLVFGGLLWPVALIWANYDYKKEKTPSSESENLDSSNGKEEILVEENQSLSEETQNH; from the coding sequence ATGCAAAAATTACTTACAATACTGTGTGTATTCCTGTGTTGCGGCCTTTCGTATGCTTCCACAGGAACTTTAGAAGATACTATCGCAGATACAGCTTCTTGGCTTATCATGCTTATTCTACCATTTGCCGGAATATTTCTTTTTTGGAAAGTTCATATTTATCCTGAAAAAGTGGCAGAAAAGAAAAATCATCCACAATTAAACGCCATCAAAAGCATGTGCTTGCTTTCACTGGTATTTGGCGGTCTGCTTTGGCCGGTTGCTTTAATATGGGCAAACTACGATTACAAAAAAGAAAAAACACCTTCTTCAGAATCAGAAAATTTAGATTCTTCAAACGGAAAAGAAGAAATTTTAGTTGAAGAAAACCAATCGCTTTCAGAAGAAACACAAAATCATTAA
- a CDS encoding TolC family protein: protein MIKKISIASVLLLTLTSCIGYKNATPEKIEDLKNTSEIKANIEIPDKWIQDKETDSPDFSYQWMNELITTELEVLVKEGLAHNADIIISKEKLNQIELSMDIAGSNLYPSVNALANTSNNLVSGTHIGNLQLKANWELDLWGKNKSAEMVNVSQYYSAAFQQKMLKQSVASMIAKAYYLNIAGQYQEQKISQYIGMTEDLKKIYLVQKKVGTANEIDLSNIESEIILLNSYLEKVKNANSQSRRSLEMLCGRYPEGLLKVNAEFSVLKQEIPANFPLSLLEKRSDIMAQQFQIEASFYEVQEAKAARLPSINISAAFGAAETNVGAISNLFSNPLIKVGGGLTTPIFNGGKLKKNVEVKTSKQKQVIEEYAKSVLLAYNEVESALANLSSIEKQNVFQKQAISSLERNVDLTKKQIKVGSNNSFVLLQKQRDLIKKEMNIIDLDLQQRIERINLYMALGANGFEYF, encoded by the coding sequence ATGATAAAGAAAATAAGTATTGCAAGCGTTCTGTTACTAACTTTAACCTCTTGTATTGGTTATAAAAATGCAACACCAGAAAAAATAGAAGATTTAAAGAATACCAGCGAAATAAAAGCAAACATAGAAATCCCTGATAAATGGATTCAAGATAAAGAAACAGACAGCCCAGATTTTTCTTATCAATGGATGAATGAGCTTATTACAACCGAGCTTGAAGTTTTGGTAAAGGAAGGACTTGCCCACAACGCAGATATTATTATCTCTAAAGAAAAGCTGAATCAAATAGAATTGTCGATGGATATTGCAGGAAGTAACCTTTACCCAAGTGTAAATGCGTTGGCAAATACCAGCAACAATCTTGTAAGCGGAACTCACATTGGAAATTTACAGTTAAAAGCTAATTGGGAACTCGACCTTTGGGGAAAAAATAAATCGGCTGAAATGGTGAATGTAAGTCAATATTATTCAGCGGCATTTCAACAAAAAATGTTGAAGCAATCGGTTGCTTCAATGATAGCCAAAGCTTACTATCTTAATATTGCAGGACAATATCAGGAGCAAAAAATCAGTCAGTATATTGGTATGACCGAAGATTTGAAAAAGATTTATCTGGTTCAAAAGAAGGTCGGAACAGCCAATGAAATTGATTTATCCAACATCGAAAGTGAAATTATTTTGCTGAATTCTTATCTTGAAAAAGTAAAAAATGCCAATTCGCAATCCAGAAGAAGTTTAGAAATGCTTTGCGGAAGATATCCGGAAGGTTTATTGAAAGTTAATGCAGAGTTTTCAGTTTTAAAACAGGAAATTCCAGCCAATTTTCCTTTAAGTCTTTTAGAAAAAAGGTCAGATATTATGGCGCAACAGTTTCAGATAGAAGCCAGTTTTTATGAAGTTCAGGAAGCAAAAGCGGCAAGATTACCTTCCATCAACATCAGTGCAGCTTTTGGTGCAGCAGAAACCAATGTAGGAGCTATCAGTAATCTTTTTTCCAATCCTTTAATAAAAGTTGGAGGCGGATTGACAACCCCAATTTTCAACGGAGGAAAACTGAAAAAGAATGTTGAAGTAAAAACTTCAAAGCAAAAACAGGTGATAGAAGAATATGCAAAGTCTGTGCTTTTGGCTTATAATGAAGTAGAATCTGCATTAGCCAATCTCAGTTCTATCGAAAAGCAAAATGTTTTTCAGAAACAGGCAATCTCTTCACTGGAAAGGAATGTTGATTTAACAAAAAAGCAAATAAAAGTCGGCAGCAATAATAGTTTTGTCTTACTCCAAAAACAAAGAGATTTGATAAAAAAAGAGATGAATATCATCGACCTCGACCTGCAACAACGCATCGAGAGAATTAATCTTTATATGGCTTTAGGAGCCAATGGTTTTGAATATTTTTAG
- a CDS encoding HlyD family secretion protein: MLELLIGIYAGICWLLIKKLKLIPWNFNTQVVVYSLPIFGSIALILSLNYFCPITSDVKVGNRSVDITTQTLGRVKKVYVKTNQEVKKGDTLFTIDPLPYQQEIKSLEAQLSNMKSTVSSYNSDIDASRKNILSLQSQLDLSNKRIKQYQELVNAGAANKFDLEQAMSTSQDLQSRISAAQAQKSSLETKYNSNYNGENASVSEIKAKLEQAKWNLSQTVVLAPTDGFIPNVQLNEGAIIAPFKSAFVLIQKQQSIIAFFSQNELEAVKNGDEVELALKTSPGKVVKAKLEYVIDATSQGIMNNAGGMFGGNGTTAGIPDTARQLPETDGKLIAKFVLDEKEKPLTVGARGTAVIYSDNIKPLHLIRKVMVRVNSKVNYLILKLH; encoded by the coding sequence ATGTTAGAATTACTTATCGGAATATATGCCGGAATTTGCTGGCTTCTCATTAAAAAATTAAAATTAATTCCTTGGAATTTCAATACGCAGGTTGTTGTCTATTCTTTACCAATTTTCGGGTCTATTGCTCTTATTTTAAGTCTGAATTACTTCTGCCCTATTACATCGGATGTAAAAGTAGGTAACCGAAGCGTAGATATTACTACCCAAACTTTAGGAAGAGTAAAAAAAGTATATGTAAAAACCAATCAGGAAGTTAAAAAAGGAGATACGTTATTCACTATTGACCCTTTGCCTTATCAGCAAGAAATAAAATCTTTGGAAGCGCAATTGAGCAATATGAAATCTACCGTTTCGTCTTACAATTCAGATATTGATGCTTCTCGTAAAAATATTTTGAGCTTACAATCTCAATTAGATTTGAGCAACAAAAGAATTAAGCAATATCAGGAATTAGTAAATGCAGGTGCAGCCAATAAATTTGATTTGGAACAGGCAATGTCAACTTCACAGGATTTGCAATCAAGAATCAGTGCAGCACAGGCTCAGAAATCATCTTTAGAAACCAAATACAACTCTAATTACAACGGAGAAAACGCTTCAGTTTCGGAAATCAAAGCTAAACTAGAACAGGCAAAATGGAATCTTTCTCAAACTGTGGTTTTAGCACCAACAGACGGTTTTATTCCCAACGTACAGCTGAACGAAGGTGCAATCATAGCGCCGTTCAAATCTGCTTTTGTTTTAATTCAAAAACAACAGTCTATCATTGCATTCTTTTCTCAAAATGAGTTGGAAGCTGTAAAAAATGGTGATGAAGTAGAACTTGCTTTAAAAACCTCACCCGGAAAAGTGGTAAAAGCAAAACTGGAATATGTAATCGATGCAACAAGCCAGGGTATTATGAATAATGCAGGAGGAATGTTTGGCGGCAACGGAACAACAGCCGGAATTCCGGATACCGCAAGACAATTGCCCGAAACTGACGGGAAATTGATTGCAAAATTTGTTTTAGACGAAAAAGAAAAACCATTAACAGTCGGTGCGCGAGGTACAGCGGTTATTTATTCTGACAACATTAAACCTTTACATTTGATAAGAAAAGTGATGGTGAGAGTGAACAGTAAAGTCAATTACTTAATTCTAAAACTTCACTAA
- a CDS encoding Crp/Fnr family transcriptional regulator: MATPSELLKNLDYLHPLNDEERDALSKIGKPLFLSKKTKLVESGDLFDHVFVLTTGLLRWYFDSDDGTENNVFFTSEKEHAIIAGIPEYYDDQKQTKYTIEALVDTQLLLFPKDQFEELAFQHKGIFQFYIKSLKVIIGTLRNRTEQLCSDSPSARYEVFLKNRPYITRNANRKYIANFLGITPNSLSRLTARIQKKPPPKK, translated from the coding sequence ATGGCAACACCGTCGGAACTATTAAAAAATTTAGACTACCTTCATCCGCTTAACGATGAAGAGCGTGATGCCTTATCTAAAATTGGCAAACCACTATTTCTTTCAAAAAAAACAAAATTGGTTGAGTCAGGTGATTTATTTGACCATGTTTTTGTACTTACAACTGGCTTATTGCGTTGGTATTTCGATTCTGATGATGGTACCGAAAATAATGTTTTTTTTACCTCAGAAAAAGAACACGCTATTATAGCCGGAATTCCGGAATATTATGACGACCAAAAGCAGACAAAATACACGATTGAAGCGCTTGTGGATACTCAATTATTGTTGTTCCCAAAAGATCAGTTCGAGGAACTGGCTTTTCAGCATAAAGGCATTTTTCAATTTTACATTAAATCTCTGAAAGTGATCATCGGTACTTTACGCAATCGTACAGAGCAATTGTGCAGCGATTCTCCGAGCGCTCGCTATGAAGTTTTCTTAAAAAATCGTCCTTACATTACAAGGAATGCAAACCGTAAGTATATTGCCAATTTTTTAGGAATTACACCCAATTCTTTATCCAGATTAACAGCCCGCATACAAAAAAAACCGCCACCGAAAAAATAA
- a CDS encoding CynX/NimT family MFS transporter translates to MRNKIRRDFSYILLIINVLVLVLVSSNLRSPITSVGPVLNQISNSLHLNNLQSSMLTSIPLLMFASCSVLVSKFSHRFSINRFLLYALIILSFGLFMRVFGSVWTLFTGSVLIGLGVCIGNVITPGYIKNNFPKQIGLMTGIFAVSMNLTAALASGYSVSLGEWTGYGWRGSLGIWLVIALLALFVVAVELLLNKSRVQQTGASLVKSDFNMFKSKQAWNISIFMGLQSLVYYSLISWLPAVLGDYGMQGNEPGWILFIIQISMIPITFVGPIIANKMKNQKTMIVFIFILMLASVLMFAWLKSEWIYATAVLLGLSNGLSFSLSILFFSLRTRSSANAIKISGMAQSVGYLIAAFGPVIFGKLHDFDSSWKWSFYFLGLSITTMFYFGMKAARRKFVED, encoded by the coding sequence ATGAGAAATAAAATAAGAAGGGATTTTTCTTACATTCTGTTGATAATAAATGTATTGGTTTTGGTTTTAGTGTCCAGTAATTTGCGTTCTCCTATTACTTCTGTAGGTCCGGTTCTGAATCAAATTAGCAATTCACTTCATTTAAATAATTTACAAAGCAGTATGCTTACCTCAATTCCGCTTCTTATGTTTGCAAGCTGTTCGGTTTTGGTGAGTAAATTTTCGCACCGTTTCAGTATCAATCGATTTTTATTATACGCATTGATCATTTTAAGTTTCGGGCTTTTTATGCGAGTATTTGGCTCGGTCTGGACTTTATTTACAGGATCAGTATTGATTGGCTTAGGAGTTTGTATCGGAAACGTTATTACGCCAGGTTATATTAAAAATAATTTTCCGAAACAGATAGGTTTAATGACAGGTATTTTTGCTGTTTCTATGAATCTTACTGCAGCTTTGGCTTCAGGATACAGTGTAAGTCTTGGTGAATGGACAGGTTACGGATGGCGAGGTTCTTTAGGGATTTGGCTTGTAATTGCATTGTTAGCGTTGTTTGTCGTAGCTGTAGAATTGTTGCTGAATAAATCCAGAGTACAACAGACAGGTGCTTCACTTGTTAAATCTGATTTTAATATGTTTAAATCTAAACAGGCTTGGAATATCAGTATTTTTATGGGGCTTCAGTCTTTGGTGTATTATTCATTGATCTCGTGGTTACCGGCTGTTCTTGGCGATTATGGAATGCAGGGAAACGAACCGGGCTGGATTTTATTTATCATACAAATTTCGATGATTCCAATCACTTTTGTAGGGCCAATTATTGCAAATAAAATGAAAAATCAAAAAACGATGATTGTTTTTATTTTCATATTAATGTTAGCAAGTGTTTTGATGTTTGCGTGGCTGAAATCAGAATGGATTTATGCAACCGCAGTATTATTAGGTTTATCAAATGGTCTTTCATTTAGTTTATCAATTTTATTTTTCTCTTTACGAACAAGATCCAGTGCCAATGCAATTAAAATTTCAGGAATGGCACAATCTGTAGGGTATTTGATAGCTGCTTTCGGACCAGTTATTTTTGGTAAATTACATGATTTTGATTCCTCCTGGAAGTGGTCTTTTTACTTCTTAGGACTTTCGATTACAACAATGTTTTATTTTGGAATGAAAGCAGCAAGAAGAAAATTTGTAGAAGATTAA